One genomic segment of Streptomyces sp. RKND-216 includes these proteins:
- a CDS encoding DUF4235 domain-containing protein has product MQTDQALYKTFTMAVTLTSGMLAGAVFQKVWKLAAHEDDAPDATDEERAWAEILMAAALQGALLGLTKAILNRGGAKGVRKLTGTWPA; this is encoded by the coding sequence ATGCAGACGGATCAGGCCCTCTACAAGACCTTCACCATGGCCGTCACGCTGACCAGCGGCATGCTGGCCGGAGCGGTGTTCCAGAAGGTCTGGAAACTGGCGGCGCACGAGGACGACGCTCCGGACGCGACCGACGAGGAGCGCGCCTGGGCCGAGATCCTCATGGCCGCGGCACTCCAGGGCGCACTCCTCGGGCTCACCAAGGCGATCCTCAACCGCGGCGGGGCCAAGGGCGTCCGCAAGCTGACCGGCACCTGGCCGGCCTGA
- a CDS encoding sigma-70 family RNA polymerase sigma factor yields MTTRELPAHLDVLLAAECTAESHGTGADPDDVRQAVRLRWLEHVREGAPPSAPAAWLRAAVRAEMRHTRRRSRREVPLHEQPYGPPSPPAPTFVLAADGYHDPATAAEAPLLAAERRHVLRTAVTRLPGRCPQVLAALLDGGDRTYREIAAASGISQGSIGPLRSRCLACLRRMLSTEVAAPAVRGRVR; encoded by the coding sequence ATGACCACTCGCGAACTCCCCGCGCACCTCGACGTCCTGCTGGCGGCGGAGTGCACCGCCGAGTCGCACGGCACCGGCGCCGATCCCGACGACGTGCGCCAGGCGGTGCGCCTGCGCTGGCTGGAGCACGTCCGGGAGGGCGCCCCGCCGTCCGCCCCAGCCGCCTGGCTCCGCGCCGCCGTGCGGGCCGAGATGCGGCACACCCGGCGGCGCAGCCGCCGCGAAGTGCCCCTGCACGAGCAGCCGTACGGCCCTCCGTCCCCGCCCGCACCCACCTTCGTGCTCGCCGCCGACGGCTACCACGACCCCGCCACCGCCGCGGAGGCACCGCTCCTGGCAGCCGAACGACGGCACGTGCTGCGCACGGCCGTCACCCGGCTGCCCGGCCGCTGCCCACAGGTGCTCGCGGCACTGCTGGATGGCGGCGACCGCACCTACCGGGAGATCGCCGCCGCATCGGGAATCTCACAGGGCAGCATCGGCCCACTGCGTTCCCGTTGCCTGGCCTGCCTGCGCAGAATGCTCAGCACGGAGGTTGCGGCCCCGGCCGTCCGGGGAAGGGTGCGGTAG
- a CDS encoding phage holin family protein, with protein MATTVRDRTDHQPEQAPVGELVKRASEQLSEIVRSEMRLAQAEMKEKGKRAGLGGGMFGGAALFALLALQVLVAAAVAAVALVLSVWLAALVVAAGLLLVAGLLALIGRTEIRRATPPKPERTIGSVRADVQAIREGAHR; from the coding sequence ATGGCCACCACCGTGCGCGACCGAACGGACCACCAGCCGGAGCAGGCCCCGGTCGGAGAGCTGGTCAAGCGGGCATCCGAGCAGCTGTCGGAGATCGTGCGCAGCGAGATGCGGCTCGCTCAGGCGGAGATGAAAGAGAAGGGGAAGCGGGCCGGCCTCGGCGGCGGCATGTTCGGCGGCGCCGCGCTGTTCGCCCTCCTCGCCCTCCAGGTACTGGTCGCGGCCGCCGTGGCGGCCGTCGCGCTGGTGCTGTCCGTGTGGCTCGCCGCTCTGGTCGTCGCGGCCGGTCTGCTGCTGGTCGCCGGTCTGCTGGCGCTGATCGGCAGGACCGAGATCCGGCGGGCGACGCCGCCGAAACCCGAGCGGACGATCGGCAGCGTACGCGCCGACGTGCAGGCGATCAGGGAAGGAGCGCACCGATGA
- a CDS encoding DUF3618 domain-containing protein, with protein sequence MSRASRNGGQTTASPAELRAEVEHAREQLAVTVSQLAAKADIKSRAQRKAQDARTRMQHHGRHAADQGGGRQGAMAAAGGGVLLLAVVAALLHKRRRT encoded by the coding sequence ATGAGCCGCGCATCCCGCAACGGAGGACAGACCACGGCCTCCCCGGCGGAACTGCGGGCCGAGGTCGAGCACGCCCGCGAACAACTCGCCGTCACCGTCTCCCAGCTCGCCGCCAAGGCCGACATCAAGTCACGTGCCCAGCGGAAGGCCCAGGACGCCCGCACCCGGATGCAGCACCACGGCCGGCACGCCGCCGACCAGGGAGGCGGACGACAGGGGGCGATGGCCGCGGCCGGAGGCGGCGTGCTGCTCCTGGCCGTCGTCGCCGCGCTGCTCCACAAGCGGCGCCGGACCTGA
- a CDS encoding glycerophosphodiester phosphodiesterase yields the protein MDDHQRPGRRSVLGAAALGAGAAALGAAGTARADDRGKDRPGRGGRHLPVPAVVAHRGASGYRPEHTLGAYQLALDMGADVIEQDLVATRDGHLVCRHENDITGTTDVADHPEFAGRRTTKSIDGTDITGWFTEDFTLAELKTLRAVERLPEQRQHNTLYDGRWQVPSFEEVLRWAEEEGRRRRRPVWLHIETKHPSYFRSLDLGLEERLARLMRRFGRHRRHAPNFVQSFEPSSIERMHRLVDCPGVVLLWTADSRPWDFVQAGDPRTVADLVTPEGLEWIAGFARGIGPVADLVIPKNADGSLGEPTTLVRDAHAQGLVLHPYTMRNENGFLPTEFRRGEDPNAYGDAFGAFRAYFATGIDAIFTDNPDTGLLAAEDFRDR from the coding sequence ATGGACGACCACCAGCGTCCCGGCCGCAGAAGCGTGTTGGGCGCCGCGGCCCTCGGAGCCGGGGCGGCGGCCCTCGGCGCCGCCGGCACCGCGCGGGCCGACGACCGCGGGAAGGACCGCCCCGGCCGCGGCGGTCGGCACCTGCCCGTGCCTGCGGTCGTCGCCCACCGCGGCGCCAGCGGCTACCGGCCCGAGCACACCCTCGGGGCCTACCAGCTCGCCCTGGACATGGGCGCCGACGTCATCGAGCAGGACCTCGTCGCCACGCGCGACGGCCACCTGGTGTGCCGCCACGAGAACGACATCACCGGCACCACGGACGTCGCGGACCACCCCGAGTTCGCGGGCCGCCGCACCACCAAGTCCATCGACGGCACCGACATCACCGGCTGGTTCACCGAGGACTTCACCCTCGCCGAGCTCAAGACCCTGCGCGCCGTGGAACGTCTCCCGGAGCAGCGGCAGCACAACACCCTCTACGACGGCCGCTGGCAGGTGCCGTCCTTCGAGGAGGTGCTGCGCTGGGCCGAGGAGGAGGGCCGGCGCCGGCGCCGCCCGGTGTGGCTGCACATCGAGACGAAGCACCCCTCCTACTTCCGCTCCCTCGACCTGGGCCTGGAGGAGCGTCTCGCCCGGCTGATGCGCCGCTTCGGCCGCCACCGGCGCCACGCTCCCAACTTCGTGCAGTCCTTCGAGCCCAGCAGCATCGAGCGGATGCACCGCCTGGTGGACTGCCCCGGTGTGGTGCTGCTGTGGACTGCGGACTCCCGGCCCTGGGACTTCGTGCAGGCAGGCGACCCGCGCACGGTGGCCGACCTGGTCACGCCCGAGGGTCTGGAATGGATCGCGGGCTTCGCCCGCGGCATCGGCCCGGTCGCCGACCTGGTCATCCCGAAAAACGCGGACGGCTCCCTCGGGGAGCCCACCACCCTCGTCCGCGACGCCCACGCGCAGGGACTCGTGCTGCACCCGTACACCATGCGGAACGAGAACGGCTTCCTGCCCACGGAGTTCCGCCGCGGCGAGGACCCGAACGCGTACGGTGACGCGTTCGGCGCCTTCCGTGCCTACTTCGCGACCGGCATCGACGCGATCTTCACCGACAACCCCGACACGGGCCTGCTCGCCGCCGAGGACTTCCGCGACCGCTGA
- a CDS encoding lysophospholipid acyltransferase family protein, giving the protein MSRFLLIKTVLGSVLRLLLRPQVENAERIPGSGPVILAGNHLTFIDSMILPVVTRRQVFFIGKDEYVTGKGLKGRLMAWFFTGVGMIPVDRDGGRGGVAALMTGRRVLDGGNVFGIYPEGTRSPDGRLYRGRTGIARLALMTGAPVVPFAMIGTDRVQPGGSGLPRVGGGRRIRVRFGEPLDFSRYEGMDRDRYVLRAVTDEVMSEVRELSGQEYVDMYATKARAA; this is encoded by the coding sequence TTGTCCCGCTTCCTGCTGATCAAAACGGTGCTCGGCTCGGTGCTGCGCCTGCTGTTGCGGCCGCAGGTGGAAAACGCGGAACGTATCCCCGGCAGCGGACCGGTCATTCTGGCGGGCAACCACCTGACGTTCATCGACTCGATGATCCTGCCGGTGGTGACCCGCCGTCAGGTCTTCTTCATCGGGAAGGACGAGTACGTCACCGGCAAGGGGCTCAAGGGCCGCCTCATGGCGTGGTTCTTCACCGGCGTGGGGATGATCCCGGTGGACCGGGACGGCGGGCGCGGCGGTGTCGCGGCGCTGATGACAGGGCGCCGGGTGCTGGACGGCGGCAACGTCTTCGGCATCTACCCGGAGGGCACCCGCTCCCCCGACGGCCGCCTGTACCGGGGCCGTACCGGGATCGCCCGGCTGGCGTTGATGACGGGCGCTCCGGTGGTGCCGTTCGCGATGATCGGCACCGATCGGGTGCAGCCCGGCGGCAGCGGGCTGCCACGCGTCGGCGGCGGCCGCCGCATCCGGGTGCGCTTCGGCGAGCCGCTGGACTTCTCCCGCTACGAGGGCATGGACCGCGACCGCTATGTCCTGCGCGCCGTGACCGACGAGGTGATGAGCGAGGTCAGGGAGCTCTCCGGTCAGGAGTACGTGGACATGTACGCCACCAAGGCGCGGGCGGCCTGA